One Companilactobacillus farciminis KCTC 3681 = DSM 20184 genomic window, CTTCTGCCGTCTCAGTGGGTGTTATTATGTATCCCAATAGAAAACGTCCATAAAGATCCAATATTCCACTTAGTCGTACTTTGTATCTTTTATTTGGTCCATATTCTATTTGTGTTGAATCTGTTAGCCAAACTTCATTTGGCTTAGTAACTTTAAAATTTTGATCTAAGATATTATCTTGAATATATTTTTCTTCTTTTTCTTTTCTATTTATCTTTTTCTTCCGTACTTTACAAACAAGATTCAATTCATTCATTACTCTTCTTACTCGTTTTAATGATAATTTAAATCCTAGTTTATTTTCGTGTATAAGATGAGTAAGTATTTTACCTGCTCCAACACTTCCATTGTGTTCTTCATATATTCTCTTAACATGTTTTTTTAGAGTTCTGTCTTGTTTTTCCCAGACAGTTTCTTTACGATTAATGCTTTTGTGATAGGCTTGTCGACTGACACCTATGTACTCTAATAGGATAGTTTCCCATCCATGATGGCTTTGACATACTTCCTTTATCGCTTGGTAAGCATGCCTATGCTGTTTGTTCACTCCCCACGCTGGATTTCTTCGAATTTTTTTTCAAAAGCCTCTATAGCGTTACGTTTATTTAATTCAGCCTTTAATTGTCTATTTTCTAGTTTTAATTTATCAACTTCTGTTAAACTCTTTTCTTTGACGTAACCTCTGCGTCCTCGCTTATCAGCGAGGGCAGAGTATCCTTGTTTCTTCACGATTAATACCCAATTGCGTACTTGTTGATAGGAAACTTGAAAATGTTCCGAAGCTTCAGAGTATGAATGTTTTTGAAGAGTTACGTATTCAACTACTTCAATTCTTTCTTCAAGAGTGGTTTTCTTCGACATTGTAACGACCTTCTTTCTAACAGGCGTAGCCTTGATTAGATTCTTGTCATTATTATACTGTATTATCCAATATCTCAATTGTTTAGAAGAACGTAGTTTAAACTTTATAGATACTTCTTTAAGAGTCCCTTCGCCATTAAGATAAGCACTGACAGCTTGAATCTTAGTCTCATAACTATATTTCTTGGGAACTTGAGGGATTAATCCCTTTTCACCGTATGCTTGAAATAAGGTAAGCCAACCTCTAGCAGTAATAGGATTAACTCCGATTGATCTGCAATATTCTGTAAATATTATTTCTGACTTTACTTTCAAATAGTCTTTAATTATTTTTATCTTGAACTCTGATTCGTACTTCTTCATAAAAAAATCCCTTCTGATTTTCATCTGAAATTATTCCATTTCATATGTCAACCACAAAGGGAGTATAGCAGAACGTACTGGGCACAACTTGAAGCTAATTCCAGAACCGGGAATCATCTCCAAGATTGGCCTTTCACGTAAGCGATAAATCGCAAAGTGAAATCTCAGTACTGAGCATCCACAAAGCTGTCACTACCGACTAGATAACGTCTTTTATTATTTATTTCAAGTAATTAGAGAATCAAAAATAGAACCACTATCTAGTCCAGAATAGCGAAGAAAATTGGCTCAGATGTGAAATTATTCTTAGCAATTTATTGCTTAGAATAAGACCGAGCTTGAAGACTTTGCCCGATTTTGGGTTTAGCAAAGGCTCCAAGTCGTGTCCACATCGTTCCAGCCAAATTTTCTTTGCTATGGAGGACGGAATGCTTATACTAATCAAGATTCATAAGTAATATAAATTAAGGACCAATATTTTTTTGGTATGTAAGTTCAATACGTTATAAGATATACTTAACAAGAAAAATAATCACCATGTTTGTAATTGGTGCGACCCAATTTATGGAATGAGGAAAAGTTATGGCTGATTTAGTTTATCAAAAAATTATTACATCTTTAAAAAAGGCAATTGATGCAGGTGAATTCTCAGATATGCGTTTACCTGACGAAAGATCTTTAGCTGAAAGTTACAAAGTAAGTCGAAGTTCAATTAAACGTGCTTTAGGATTGATGGCCGATCAAGGAATCATCTTTAAAAAACGTGGTTCGGGAACTTTTGTCAATCCTTTGTATTTGAAACAAGGTTCATCGTTTAACTATAGTGGTAAAAACCTTGGTATCACTGATAGTTTCAACGCTAATGGGCAAAAACCGGGCGTGAAAGTTTTGCAATTTGACGTGGTTCATCCGGATAAAGATTTGCAAGATAATTTATTTTTGAAGCCTAGTGAATTCGTCTATGCTTTCAAACGTTTGCGCTCATTAGATGATGTGCCGTTCATGATTGAAACGGGATATATTCCTATCAAGTTGGCCCCAGAATTGTCAGAGCAAATTGCTTCGGAATCTATCTTTAATTATGTAGAATCTGAATTAGGCAAAGAAGTTAACAAGACTTATTTGAATATTTCGGCTGAACCCTCAGATGCTGAAGGTAAGGAATTGTTGAATTTGGCTGATAATGAACCCGTTGGCTTGATGGAAGGAATTTTCTTCTTGGACGATGGAACTCCCTTTGAATTCTCAACAATGAAACTACATTATAAATATTTCAAATACGATTCTTTCGTTGATTTAGCCAATAAGTAAGAGTTTACAAATATTGGAACGCACCAATTTCCAAAATGGTTGACTTTTATTATAGTTCTCGCTATCATTACAATTGTAAATATATAAGGAGTGTGTGCTGGAATGACAGATTACTCATCAAAAGAATACTTAAATTTAATCGATAAATACTGGCGAGCAGCAAACTACGTTTCTGTTGGTCAATTATATTTAAAAGATAATCCATTATTAAGACGTGAATTAAAGGCTAGTGACGTCAAGGTTCACCCAATCGGACACTGGGGAACTATTGCTGGACAAAACTTTATTTACGCTCATTTGAACCGTGTTATTAACAAATATGGTTTGAAGATGTTCTATATTGAAGGACCCGGTCATGGTGGGCAAGTAATGGTTTCTAATTCTTACCTTGATGGCAGTTATACAGAAATCTATCCAGAAATTACCCAAGACACTAAGGGTATGCAAAAACTCTTTAAACAATTTTCATTCCCTGGTGGTGTGGCTTCTCATGCTGCTCCAGAAACACCAGGCTCAATGCATGAAGGTGGAGAATTAGGTTATTCTCTATCACATGGTGTCGGTGCTATCCTTGATAATCCTGACGAAATCGCTGCTGTAGTTATCGGTGATGGTGAATCTGAAACTGGTCCACTAGCTGCTTCATGGTTCTCAAATACTTTCATTAATCCAGTTGATGATGGTGCCGTGCTACCAATCTTGAACTTGAACGGCTTTAAGATTTCTAACCCAACTATTTTGTCACGTAAGACTGATGAAGAGTTGACTCAATACTTTGAAGGTATGGGCTGGGATCCAATGTTCATCGAAGGCACAGATCCTCAAAAGATGCATCCTGAAACTGCTAAAGTTATGGATGAAGCAATTGAAAAAATCAAAGCTATCCAAACAGAAGCTAGAAAACACCCTGCATCAGAAGCTAAGATGCCTAAATGGCCAGTAATTATTTTCCGTGCACCTAAGGGTTGGACTGGTCCTAAGACTTGGGATGGCGAACCAATCGAAGGTTCATTTAGAGCTCACCAAATTCCAATTCCTGTTGACCAAAATGACATGCAACACGCTGACAAATTGGTTGAATGGATGGAATCTTACAAGCCAGACGAACTATTTGATGAAAATGGTAAGTTAAAGCCTGAAATTGCTGCTATCACACCTAAGGGTCAAGCTAGAATGGCTATGAATCCAATTGTTAATGGCGGGGTAGATCCTAAACCATTGGACCTTCCAGACTACAAAAATTATGCTTTGAAATTTGATAAGCCAGGTACTAAGACTGCTCAAGATATGATTGAACTAGGTAAGTATCTAGGTGATGTTATCAGAAAGAACGAAAAGACATTCAGATTATTTGGACCTGATGAAACAATGTCAAACCGTCTTTATGGCGCCTTTGATGCTAGTCCTCGTCAATGGATGGAAGCCGTCCACGAACCAAATGATCAATATGAAGCTCCAGCTGGTAGAATTATTGATTCACAACTTTCAGAACATCAAGCTGAAGGATTCAATGAAGGTTATACTTTGACTGGTCGTCACGGAATTTTTGCCAGTTATGAAGCCTTCTTGAGAGTTGTTGACTCAATGTTGACACAACACTTCAAGTGGTTGAGAAAAGCTAACGAATTGAGTTGGAGAAACAAGTATCCATCACTTAACGTTATTGCTACATCAACAGCTTTCCAACAAGATCACAATGGTTATACTCACCAAGATCCAGGTATCATTACTCACTTAGCTGAAAAGAAACCTGAATACATCCGTGAATATTTCCCAGCTGACACAAACTCATTGCTTGCCGTTATGCCTAAGATTTTGGATGACCAAGAAAAGATCAACTTATTGGTAACTTCAAAGCAACCTAGACTTCAATTCTATTCAATTGAAGAAGGTCAAGAATTAGCCGATAAAGGTCTTAAAGTAATCGATTGGGCATCAAAT contains:
- a CDS encoding IS3 family transposase, coding for MNKQHRHAYQAIKEVCQSHHGWETILLEYIGVSRQAYHKSINRKETVWEKQDRTLKKHVKRIYEEHNGSVGAGKILTHLIHENKLGFKLSLKRVRRVMNELNLVCKVRKKKINRKEKEEKYIQDNILDQNFKVTKPNEVWLTDSTQIEYGPNKRYKVRLSGILDLYGRFLLGYIITPTETAEAEMTMFEEVFKNEGDVHPMVHTDRGSAYVANSFNKLLAQHKVSRSMSRPGTPYDNSPMERWWNDFKLRWMDLHPTPATLEELKNLVKEGIDYFNNQDRSDKINGFTPAEYRNKAI
- a CDS encoding helix-turn-helix domain-containing protein — translated: MKIRRDFFMKKYESEFKIKIIKDYLKVKSEIIFTEYCRSIGVNPITARGWLTLFQAYGEKGLIPQVPKKYSYETKIQAVSAYLNGEGTLKEVSIKFKLRSSKQLRYWIIQYNNDKNLIKATPVRKKVVTMSKKTTLEERIEVVEYVTLQKHSYSEASEHFQVSYQQVRNWVLIVKKQGYSALADKRGRRGYVKEKSLTEVDKLKLENRQLKAELNKRNAIEAFEKKFEEIQRGE
- a CDS encoding GntR family transcriptional regulator; its protein translation is MADLVYQKIITSLKKAIDAGEFSDMRLPDERSLAESYKVSRSSIKRALGLMADQGIIFKKRGSGTFVNPLYLKQGSSFNYSGKNLGITDSFNANGQKPGVKVLQFDVVHPDKDLQDNLFLKPSEFVYAFKRLRSLDDVPFMIETGYIPIKLAPELSEQIASESIFNYVESELGKEVNKTYLNISAEPSDAEGKELLNLADNEPVGLMEGIFFLDDGTPFEFSTMKLHYKYFKYDSFVDLANK
- a CDS encoding phosphoketolase; translated protein: MTDYSSKEYLNLIDKYWRAANYVSVGQLYLKDNPLLRRELKASDVKVHPIGHWGTIAGQNFIYAHLNRVINKYGLKMFYIEGPGHGGQVMVSNSYLDGSYTEIYPEITQDTKGMQKLFKQFSFPGGVASHAAPETPGSMHEGGELGYSLSHGVGAILDNPDEIAAVVIGDGESETGPLAASWFSNTFINPVDDGAVLPILNLNGFKISNPTILSRKTDEELTQYFEGMGWDPMFIEGTDPQKMHPETAKVMDEAIEKIKAIQTEARKHPASEAKMPKWPVIIFRAPKGWTGPKTWDGEPIEGSFRAHQIPIPVDQNDMQHADKLVEWMESYKPDELFDENGKLKPEIAAITPKGQARMAMNPIVNGGVDPKPLDLPDYKNYALKFDKPGTKTAQDMIELGKYLGDVIRKNEKTFRLFGPDETMSNRLYGAFDASPRQWMEAVHEPNDQYEAPAGRIIDSQLSEHQAEGFNEGYTLTGRHGIFASYEAFLRVVDSMLTQHFKWLRKANELSWRNKYPSLNVIATSTAFQQDHNGYTHQDPGIITHLAEKKPEYIREYFPADTNSLLAVMPKILDDQEKINLLVTSKQPRLQFYSIEEGQELADKGLKVIDWASNDNGDSDIVIAAAGTEPNLESLAAISILRKAKPELKIRFVNVVDLLKLRSPKVDPRGLTDEQFNEIFTVDKPVLFAFHGFEDIIKEIFFDRDNHNLYVHGYRENGDITTPFDMRVVNEMDRFHLAEVAAVAVQGDAASDFADEMEAKVDKHNKYIREYGDDLPEVNDWTWDV